A region of the Paenibacillus sp. J23TS9 genome:
CCGCAGCCCGCCATGACCATGATCAGCAGCGTTAGGATCAAAGTCCATTTCAACCCGTTTTTCCATGTCATGCTAAACCATCCTCTTCTCGTTAGGCATTTTTTATTCCTTATCTTTCATGAAGCTTGCTTACTTTTCTCCCCTTTCATATATGGATACTATATTTCAGTTAGAGGAGGATCGAACAGACTCGATCGAGCTATAAAAATCGAAAAAAAATTGAACAAATTAGGAAAAACAAAAAATGGAATTCGAAAATACAAAAAAACTACACAATTTTAAATAAAAATAGCCCTTACGAGTTATTGGCTGGATGTCAGTCCCAGTTATAATTAAAAACGTTAAAAATGAGGAAAGGAATGACCGTTAATGGTGTTGCTTACGGCCATGATCGGAGCGGAAAACAAAGACTTGTCCATTTATAGACGGAGGCTAGCGAATGAATAAAAGGAATTACAATCGTTTTTGGCGGTGGCATTTTTATGCGTGTCAAAATCCTACAATGGGGTCACATTTGTGCATTTTTAATGACACAAATCTAGCCACATAAAATAAAAAAAGCCCTGAGAATCAGGCTTTAGTACTTTATGTAATGGGGTCACATTTGTGTCATTAGACATCGTTCGACAATTCTTGTCGGAGGACTTTGCCCCTTTTCAATCTTAGATTGTCCGGCCACTGCTCCACCACTTAGTTTAATAAGAACTCTTTTGTACCTTGTCAAATTAACACCTCCGCGCAAATAAAAAACACTAAAGCAACTAATGCTTTAGTGTCTTAATGGAACGAGAATATGAAATTGTAACAATCGACTTATCATAAGCCTTCCGTTTCCTCCTCATATTCCCGCCCCTTCCAGTAATTTTTCATCAATTCTTTCTATACTTGTGAGGGTAAGATGCAACACCGAAAGCGACAGAATTTCAACCATATATTATTTCCATGCCACCTGATCTACGGGGCTATTTCTGTATCTCGAGGAGGTATTTATTTTGGTTATCATCGTTACGTGTTAGGATTTAAAATTGCTTCGCCACACCAAAGCAATTCAACTGGAGCTCCTCGATCCTTCCTACATGCCCATATACGTCTACAACCACATTTCAATTGCTTAGAAAACCTAGTTAGATACTTATCTAATCGGTAATCGGCTCATGTTCTTGTCCAATACGGCAATCGGTACAAGTTCTTGTCCTCGATTCGGGACAAGAACTTGTACCGATAAAACAAAAAAAGCCGCTAAATTAGCGACTTTCTATGGGACCATGTTCTTGTCCCTCGACAAGTTTTCTAGTTGTGTTCTTTTAATTTAATATCTTGTGTTTGCAGCAGCAGCGCATGATTAAAAGCATCTAATTCAACAAAAAGCCCCCTCCTCTTATCTCCAATATAATGTTTTATGGATTGTGTTCCTGCATTTCCAAAAACCCGAAGTATTTCATTGCCGATCAGCAAGGTTAACAAGAGCTAACTTTTCGAATACAGACCAAGGGAACTCGTATTCAAAAAGCCATTCCTATCTCCAAATGACATTCATTTAGTTTGCTCCCTTATGCGCAAAAGCCATGTAGATTTCAGATTTAATGTAACCAGCCATTGCTGCGAAGTAATCCATTCGTTCTTCTATTAACTTTAAATCTTATTCTGGCTTCTCCCGATGGATCAATAAATGTTACTGGTTTATTACCAAGGTAGTTGTACCCATTCTGAGTAGTTGGTTCAAATGCGGTACCGGGTTGAGGATCTTTTGTAACTAAAGAAGGAAGAGAGCAAAATCGTTACGATTGATTCAATAATAGGGGCAATGTGCTCAAAGCATAGGGCTTCCACAGTCATTAGGTTTTACCTTCCGACTTCCCAAAAATTAAGCATTCGTGCTTTACTTCGAATGCAATAATTAAGATTAAGTTTAGTCTTATTAACGCCCTCAATGTGGGTTACAGTTAGCTGTCCTGCCCATAAATGCCGTCATTGAATTATTGTGTTCCGTTAGTTTAGTGATTACTTCATTAAGAATGGGATAATTGAATCCATCTGTATCCCACGGGATGCTTTTAACAAAATCACATCATTTTTCTTAATTGCTTGTTTTAGTGCATTTGCTAACCCCATTTTATCTTTAAATGTATTTACAGCACCTGTTGGATATCTCTTTATTGCTTCTGATGCAATATGGTAACTGAGATCACCGAATGTATAAATATAGTTTATTTTATCCGGGTCAAGGTTTTTACCAATTTCTCGGTGGAACTCTTCTTCATGATGACCAAGCTCAAGCATATCACCAATGACCAAGTGTTTATCATTATAACCCGTCAGTTCTTGAAAAGTCTTAATTGCAGCATTTACCGAATCCGGACTAGCATTCCATGCATCATTAATTATGGTAAATCCCGATGGTGAAATGATCTTCTCCAATCTCATATCAGGCAATTTTAAATGAAGAAATCCTTCATTTATTTCTGCAGATTTTAAACCCAACCTTAGAGCAATAGCAATTGTAGCAAGTGCATTATTAATATTATGGTCACCAAGAAGTGGGAGGTAATAAATGTCGTTAGCGACAGAGAATTGGGAACCATCGGAATTAGTTATTGCATTCTCGACGCTCACATCATTAGAATTCCCCTGACCAAAACTAATGGTTTCTAATGAGCTATTTTTTTTAATTTTGAAGAGTTCTTTAGTCAATAATGGCTCATCACCGTTGAAAACAAAACATCCACCATTCTTTAGACCAGTAAGGATTTCCAATTTTGCTGCTGCTATTGCTTCTCTTGAGCCGAGGCTTAATAGATGTGAAACGCCAATCATTGTAATTACCGCTATGTCAGGGTTGGTAATACGAGAAAGTTGCTCAATCTGCCCTCTTTCACTCATCCCCATCTCAATTATTGCAATTTCATCTTCTTTTTTTATCCCTAATACCGTTAATGGAACACCTACTTGACTATTTAAATTTCCTTCTGTTTTATAAACTCGAAATTTTGTCTGTAAAACAGAATTTAACATCTCTTTTGTAGTTGATTTACCATTACTACCCGTAACACCAATAACTTTGACTTGTAATTCTCGTCGATATTGTGCCGCTAATTTTTGAAAAGCTTCTAAGCAATCATCTACATAAATTAACGGTAGATGATCTGGAGGATTAGGGTGATCCTTTTGCCAAAAGGACGCAATTGCTCCTTTAGATATTGCTTCATTAACATAATTATGTCCATCTAACTCTCTTATAATGGGGACAAATAAATTACCAGGCTTTACCGTTCTGGAGTCAATAGACACTCCTTGAATCAAAAATCCCTTAAACTCCAAAGATAACCCATCGCCTTCAGACATTCGTTCAATAACTTTGAGTTCATGAGTAATCATCATTGCCCCCCCAATTAAATTCAATTTTTAAATCAGTGCTTTAACCCTAACAGAACTGCCTTAATCTTGATAATGCCACGTGTAAGAAGAGATCAAAAGATCCATCACTATGGTTTTTTTGTTAATGTGTGGTTTTTAATCAACGATCCTCCCTTTAGTTGTGAAAATTCTGCCCGGTCATTTCTATACGATGACCTCCATGTATTTAGTAAGGATTCCCAACACCTTGATGTTCTAACACATACACTCTGTTGCGCTAACCTGCCCGTTAGCTTAATAAATAGCTGTAATATTCAGTTAGATATTTATCTAATCGGTAATCGGAACATGTTCTTGTCCTAGACTCGAGACAAGAACTTGTACCGATAAAACAAAAAAGCCGCTTAAATAGCGACTTTCAATGGGACCATGTTCTTGTCCCCCGACATTAGTTTAGTGTCATACATTATATAGCTCTATTTTCACTTTGTTTTTTTATAAGTTCCTGTATCCCCGACAATTCACCTACTTGACCTCACTTACTACAAATCCGACAGTTCTACTTTTAAAACATCTGGAGATCCATCTGATATTTCCTTGATAATGGGTTTGCGAGACAAATCTAATAACACCGTTCGTTTCACAGATGTTCTCACACGAAAAAAACAAGGAGAGTTTTAAAGGACTCTCCCATCTTCAAATTAAGTTGTAATATTGAGTGAGTTACTGCTCGAGTTATATTCAATCCCTGCTCCTAGTCCCCTAGCAAAAACCTGCGCTGGAACATATGTAACACCAATTAATCACTTTAGTAGCTGTACTAGCTGTTTCTGATACACCATTGTAGAATAACGTTTTGCTTCCAATTGTTAAAGTAACTTTGCGACTCATTTTAGTGACCCCAATTGTTCCACTATCTTTGTCGTAAGTGATTGTCGCTCCCAAACCTTCAGCAATCTCTCGCAGAGGAACAAGGTTTGTGTTTTGGTATATTACCGGCGCACTATTAAAGCTGATCTTTTGACCGTTAATATACACCTTAAGGCCAGAAGCTAGCACCTTGGTATTAGCAATAAAAGTCTTATGTTTTAGCTAAATAAAATGAGCAGACTGTTGTAGTCTGCTCAACATTAAGTTTTATTCAACTATCGTTTCCCGTTAGTTTAACGAACGCCCGTCACTGCTATCAGGCTAAAACAAACTTTGTGAAATTCATAATTCGTTTAACGGATTTCCCCCACCTGCTATCTGCGGTTTGAACAAAGCTGAATTAAAGCGATGGCCTCCGTTTTACAGATTTGTACGAGCTCGCTCTGTCGACGCGGTGCTGAGCTTTAATTGCGAGCACTGACGCTATTCCATGTGACTTCGATCAGACGTTTTATTTCTTCGTCCGAGAGAGTAAACTTGCCATGCAGATATGCTTTTACTACGTATACGAAAGAGCCGTAATGCATTTGAGCCATAAACGACGGATCCATCTCAATGATCAGCTTTTCCTGAATCGCCTGCGCATACAGCTTTTTCAAAGGACCGCACCATCCGCCTTCATACGCCTCTTTTTTGACGTCGTCGTAAATGTACGGCGAGAAAGAATATTGTTCAATAAATCGAAATCCTTGAGGATATTCAAGAGACAGTCGAATCAAATTCTCCCAAGCACGCTCTATGCGGACTCTTATGGGTTCATCGGAGTAAAAACCCTCAAGAACTTTTTCTCCATTAAACGTTACGATCGCTTTGTAAAGTTCATTAATAATCGATTCTTTGCTATCGAAATAGTGGTAGATGCTCCCTGTTGAAACACCTGATTCTTTGGCAATCAAAGACATGGAAGTCGCCTGAAGCTCCTTCTCGATAATGAGGGACAATGTAGTCTCCAGAACCGCCTTCTGGACTTTATGATATTTATCGAACACCTTACTTGCCTCCAATACAAAATGATAATCCGCACTATAAAACGAATATTCATTCTATTTTAGGCATTGATTATTGTATTTGTCAATTATAGTGGACGTTACATATATTTCTTAGCCATTGTTTCCAAATATTCTTCGATCGGCACGGAGTTTCTAAGAGCCATTAATTCGTTACCCGCTGCTCCGATGACGGTACGGAATTTCTTGCTTTCTCCCGTTGCCAGAGCGGAAATGGCATCAACGATAATTTGAGGATCATCCAAAATGCCGCTGGTTTCCGTGGGATTCATTAAATTTTGCACTTTCGTCATCAGATCATCGTAATCTTTAATGTTTTCATCTCGGTTCCATATAGTACTTTCCTTAAACTTATTTCCTGTAGAGCCGCCCTGCTCTATCAATCTAAGCTCGATATTCAACGGCTTCAATTCATAATACAGACCTTCCGTCAACCCTTCCAAAGCAAATTTGGACATGTTATAAAGCGATCCAAGCGGAACCGCTGTCGTGATCCCCATGAAAGAGCTGATATTGATAAACATGCCTCCGCCATTGGCTCTGAAATGTGGTAAAAACTTACGAATGACATTGATTGGTCCCCGAGTATTAACTGCGAACTGCCAGTCGATCGCTTCCTCTTTAGCCAATTCCAACGGACCGTAAGTACCCATACCGGCATTATTGACGACGACGTCAATAATGCCGGTATGGCTTGATCCAATGCTGTTTGAACTTGCTCCACCTTTGTGACGTCCAGTTTGAAAATTTTAATGTTGTCATATGCCGTCAGTTCCGTTTCTTTCTCAGGCGTACGCATGGTGGCTGCTACGTTCCAGCCCATTTGAGCAAAACGAATCGCCGTTAGTTTGCCCAATCCAGAACTTGTTCCTGTGATAAATACTGTTTTACTCATACTAAAAACCTCCAGTTTAAATTGGCATGCAAATATAAATAGATCGGATCGAACATTCATTTTAATTAGATTATCTATCTGTCAAATGGAACTATGAACCGGGATGGCAGAATTTTCGGCAGTTATTCGATCATGGGACGGCATCCATGGATAATGATTCGCATTTGTATACATCCGAATCGTCATCTCAATACTGTTGCTGAACCTGAAAATTGATGCCATAGTCAAAAGCTCATCCTTGGTGTACTTGGCTTCGATGTTGTAGCCCGTATCATCGCCCCACTTCAACCAACGCGTCATGATCCAAGCAATAAGTCCGAATGGAGAGTCGTTAAGCCCATATGAGATCGTCGCAGAGTTAAGCATGTGAACGGCCACATGAGATACATAAGTACGTTGGAAGTGAAGAATTCCATAACGAATATCATCAGGTACGTCAGCCGGCACTTTAAATCCGTCGGTTAGGTCCCATGGTCTTTCGCCTTGGAAAAGATTGAGCAGAATCGCATGGCCCAGAGATGAATACCGTAGAGGCAATCCGCGTATTTGTGACCCAGTTGACCTGTAATTAGAGCGCCATAATCGGAACCACTGGCTGCATATTTTTTAAGATTATAGATCGAACGATCATTCTAAAGCGTACCTTGTTATCTGTCAATTGGTTAGAAAAATCTCACGGAAAATGCGAACGACACGCTTCCCTACATCCGTTAGCATGGCCCCTGGCGTCATCTTGAATAACTGGATCTAGCTTTGACCGTCCTCCGGGCCGCAGCTCCGCTTTACGGGAGTGGATAGTGGCTGGTGTCACCATGCAGGACAATCTTGGCCGTTTTCCCCGAGATGTCGACTCTCGACAGACTGGCAGGTTGGATTTCGGTCGATTTCCATAGTTGCTTCAAGTCAGTTCCCTGATAATGCGCCATGAGCAGCTTAATGACAATGGTATGAGTAACTATCAGCAACGACTCCCCGGAGTGTTTCCGAATGATCTCATTGAGCAGGTTCAAAGCTCTCGTTCGCACTTGTGCATACGTCTCGCTATTTGCGATCGCGAACTCCTCCGGGTTATTCCAGAAACGATCCCATTGCTCGGGGTAATGGGTTTGAACCTCCGAATGAACTTGTCCCTCCCATATCCCGAATCTCATCTCCATAAGCGATTCGGATGCTATCAGGGGAATTTCCCTCTCTCCTCGCAGGATCTCTGTGGTTCGCATCGCCCGGGGACTCGGACTTGCGTAAATCACGTCTATATGCACTGTATCCAAGACGGCTTTTAAGCTCTCAGCCTGGTGTACGCCTAGCTCCGTTAAGGGGGAGTCCATTTCCCCCTGCATGCGATGGACGACATTCCATTCCGTCTCTCCATGGCGCGTCAAGTATAATCTCGTGCTCATGAGCAAAACCTCCCTAATTTCATAATCATTAGCCGATCGGGTCTCCCTTTACAACCTATACGGTTGAACCATAGACGTGTTCAGCGTTATTCGTTGGTCATTTGGTTAAAACTTGTTACTTCATCCACCGACAGGCGGACGGTAGGATGACCCTGTTTTACCGCCTTGCCAATGGCAATCAGAATAATTGGTAGATAACGGTCGCTGATGCCAAATGTCTCCTTGAAATTATCAACATCGTAACCGCCCATTGGTACCGTGTCCAGTCCGCGTGCTCGCGCTGCTAACATCAATGCCATGGAAACGAGGCCGGCATCCGTCGAAACGATCTTCGTTCTCATTTCGGAAGGAATTGCAGGATGTTTGGCGGTGATACGTTCCACGAACAATTTAGCTCTATCTTCTGGCATGAAGCCTGCTTCAAATGCGCGACCGTATATCGTCTTAGCCTGCTTGTAATACTCCAGATTTGCAAGCACCGCAATAACGGCGGAAGCGTCGGCCACCTGCTGTTGATTGTTTGCGATAGGCAGCAGTTTCAATTTCAGCTTTTCGTCATCAATTACAAGGAAACGCCAAGGCTGAAGATTGCCCCAAGACGGCGCAAGAATGGCTTCCCCCAGTAGAGCTTTCATTTCCTCGCGGGATATCTTGAAGTTTGGATCATATGCTCGCACGGATCGGCGCCCGTGGATGACCGCGGAAAATGATTGATCGTGTGTATCCGCTCCAATCGACACCGTAATCTCCTCCTCTTTATCGCGTTCCAGCAAGTGAGAATCACTTGGTCGCGATGTCATCTGTCAGTTAGCGACATGGACGTCATCTGCAGTCCCTTATTGATATTCAGCTGTAGCGTAGTTTCGAGAATGGCCTTCTGCACCGTAATGTAACATTCGACCATCAATCGCCCTTGCTATTGTCAACTCTAAAGCGTCCTGAAAACACTTCACATTTCATTTCTGTAATACAATTGGTTTTAACACATATTTCGTTAGCCTGGAGAATTACTATCGAGCTTCATTCTAATTATGGATTTACTTACAGAATAAACGGAAACCAAAATAAATGCGATTCCAGTTATGATCCCAAGAGTCAAAAATGTTCCTCGAAGCGTTGAGATGCCAATTAGATGAATACCATTTAAAACGATTGGTGTAACGAACTGACCTAAATAAGTGAAAATAAGCAACATTGAAATTCCCGAAGTAAGTCGACTCTTTGGCGTTGCCTCCATGATGCTCCCCATGAGCATTGGATAAACTATCCCAAACCCAAAACCAATTAATGAAACACTCAAAATCACCAAGCTCAGCAGATGAGTTACGCTGATCATCACAAAAGAAACACTATATAGTAGTACTACAAGAGGAATAATGGCCTGTTTAAATCGTTCCGCCATAACTCTTACACACAAACCACCAATGAATATTGCCAATAAAGACACAGCTGTAACATAACCCGTTGCAGTCGCATTTCCGAATCCGTTATCAGCCATATAGACGGCGAGATTCGTTGGGATCGCATAATAAAGAATGAGAATACCTAATGTACCTAACGAGACCCCGTATACTTTGGCAGGTAAGCGACTCGGCTTTTCTTGATTTGATTTCATAGTTAATCGTCCGGGCTTATCTCGGGGGATAAATAACAGAACGAGAATCGCAAGTATAATTGCGTACGAATAAGTCAAGAAGACGCCTCTCCAGCCCAAAGCAGCTATATTTCCTCCGAGTGACAGGAAAAAAGCTCCGCCAAGGCCGCTGATCGCTTGTATCAAGCCGTTCATTTTGATGCGCTCATTCCCTTGAATATGTTCAGCAATCAGCGTATTCAACATTGTTGTTACAAGGCCTATGCTTATTCCTAGAACCGCGCGAAACACTAAAATGCCTGTTACCGAATGCATGAATGCCGGCCCTACTCCACCAATGATATATAGGAGTAGTCCGAAGAGCAGAATCGTTTTTTTCGAAAAGTAAGTCGAAATGAAACGTACGGATAAAAGGGCCGGAACAACGAAAAATGATGCGAAGGTAACGATGAGCTGAACCAGAACAGGGCTTGCATCGGGAAAATCTACCCCTATCAGTTTAATAGCAGGCGCTGCTAGCAGAGGTGCTAAATTTGATGTCAGGGCAAGTGATAACAAGGCTATCTTAAAAGCATTTTTCATGTATGTTTTCCTC
Encoded here:
- the murF gene encoding UDP-N-acetylmuramoyl-tripeptide--D-alanyl-D-alanine ligase, with the protein product MMITHELKVIERMSEGDGLSLEFKGFLIQGVSIDSRTVKPGNLFVPIIRELDGHNYVNEAISKGAIASFWQKDHPNPPDHLPLIYVDDCLEAFQKLAAQYRRELQVKVIGVTGSNGKSTTKEMLNSVLQTKFRVYKTEGNLNSQVGVPLTVLGIKKEDEIAIIEMGMSERGQIEQLSRITNPDIAVITMIGVSHLLSLGSREAIAAAKLEILTGLKNGGCFVFNGDEPLLTKELFKIKKNSSLETISFGQGNSNDVSVENAITNSDGSQFSVANDIYYLPLLGDHNINNALATIAIALRLGLKSAEINEGFLHLKLPDMRLEKIISPSGFTIINDAWNASPDSVNAAIKTFQELTGYNDKHLVIGDMLELGHHEEEFHREIGKNLDPDKINYIYTFGDLSYHIASEAIKRYPTGAVNTFKDKMGLANALKQAIKKNDVILLKASRGIQMDSIIPFLMK
- a CDS encoding copper amine oxidase N-terminal domain-containing protein, coding for MLASGLKVYINGQKISFNSAPVIYQNTNLVPLREIAEGLGATITYDKDSGTIGVTKMSRKVTLTIGSKTLFYNGVSETASTATKVINWCYICSSAGFC
- a CDS encoding TetR/AcrR family transcriptional regulator, with amino-acid sequence MFDKYHKVQKAVLETTLSLIIEKELQATSMSLIAKESGVSTGSIYHYFDSKESIINELYKAIVTFNGEKVLEGFYSDEPIRVRIERAWENLIRLSLEYPQGFRFIEQYSFSPYIYDDVKKEAYEGGWCGPLKKLYAQAIQEKLIIEMDPSFMAQMHYGSFVYVVKAYLHGKFTLSDEEIKRLIEVTWNSVSARN
- a CDS encoding SDR family NAD(P)-dependent oxidoreductase, giving the protein MELAKEEAIDWQFAVNTRGPINVIRKFLPHFRANGGGMFINISSFMGITTAVPLGSLYNMSKFALEGLTEGLYYELKPLNIELRLIEQGGSTGNKFKESTIWNRDENIKDYDDLMTKVQNLMNPTETSGILDDPQIIVDAISALATGESKKFRTVIGAAGNELMALRNSVPIEEYLETMAKKYM
- a CDS encoding histidine phosphatase family protein, which encodes MSTRLYLTRHGETEWNVVHRMQGEMDSPLTELGVHQAESLKAVLDTVHIDVIYASPSPRAMRTTEILRGEREIPLIASESLMEMRFGIWEGQVHSEVQTHYPEQWDRFWNNPEEFAIANSETYAQVRTRALNLLNEIIRKHSGESLLIVTHTIVIKLLMAHYQGTDLKQLWKSTEIQPASLSRVDISGKTAKIVLHGDTSHYPLP
- a CDS encoding nitroreductase family protein, with protein sequence MTVSIGADTHDQSFSAVIHGRRSVRAYDPNFKISREEMKALLGEAILAPSWGNLQPWRFLVIDDEKLKLKLLPIANNQQQVADASAVIAVLANLEYYKQAKTIYGRAFEAGFMPEDRAKLFVERITAKHPAIPSEMRTKIVSTDAGLVSMALMLAARARGLDTVPMGGYDVDNFKETFGISDRYLPIILIAIGKAVKQGHPTVRLSVDEVTSFNQMTNE
- a CDS encoding MFS transporter, with product MKNAFKIALLSLALTSNLAPLLAAPAIKLIGVDFPDASPVLVQLIVTFASFFVVPALLSVRFISTYFSKKTILLFGLLLYIIGGVGPAFMHSVTGILVFRAVLGISIGLVTTMLNTLIAEHIQGNERIKMNGLIQAISGLGGAFFLSLGGNIAALGWRGVFLTYSYAIILAILVLLFIPRDKPGRLTMKSNQEKPSRLPAKVYGVSLGTLGILILYYAIPTNLAVYMADNGFGNATATGYVTAVSLLAIFIGGLCVRVMAERFKQAIIPLVVLLYSVSFVMISVTHLLSLVILSVSLIGFGFGIVYPMLMGSIMEATPKSRLTSGISMLLIFTYLGQFVTPIVLNGIHLIGISTLRGTFLTLGIITGIAFILVSVYSVSKSIIRMKLDSNSPG